One part of the Phycisphaerae bacterium genome encodes these proteins:
- a CDS encoding DUF1559 domain-containing protein — MASSRRKCTDGTFRGFTLIELLVVISIIALLISILLPAMSRAREVSRQAVCGTNLRQFGTAFINYSEDFNSWFPAKPSPTNANAEVTELATVQQLASPNWGPNFAGMIRDVVERKYSREDGAYPIYLPAPKVMLCPSDRGNNKPGEDALSNGDLWPTEEIDDFRKLPRTLPEQNNLRKSHISYFYVALFRTDDNGDFMIMADQSNRNDTAVGSLTGLTGEDNHGTRGMNFLFIDSHVEWGKPRSGSYQDMQEFATRYWARVFLRKPRWSGEGNGLNRSSEVQTVE; from the coding sequence AACTACTTGTCGTCATCTCAATCATCGCTCTGCTTATCTCCATCCTCCTTCCCGCGATGTCACGGGCTCGGGAAGTCTCGCGACAGGCCGTCTGTGGAACGAATCTCCGCCAGTTTGGAACGGCTTTCATCAACTATTCCGAGGATTTCAATAGTTGGTTTCCGGCCAAGCCGTCGCCCACCAACGCGAATGCCGAGGTGACCGAGCTTGCCACGGTTCAACAGCTTGCGTCTCCCAACTGGGGGCCCAATTTTGCGGGCATGATCCGGGATGTTGTGGAGCGGAAATATTCGCGAGAAGACGGGGCCTATCCGATCTATTTGCCGGCGCCCAAGGTGATGCTTTGCCCGAGCGATCGCGGCAATAACAAGCCTGGAGAGGACGCCCTGAGCAATGGTGACCTCTGGCCGACCGAAGAGATCGATGATTTCCGCAAACTTCCCCGCACGCTTCCTGAGCAGAACAATCTGCGAAAGTCGCACATCAGCTATTTCTATGTTGCCTTGTTCCGAACTGACGACAACGGCGACTTCATGATCATGGCTGATCAGAGCAACCGTAATGACACAGCCGTGGGTTCATTAACAGGTCTGACCGGTGAAGACAATCATGGCACGCGGGGCATGAACTTTCTGTTCATCGACTCCCACGTTGAGTGGGGCAAACCACGAAGCGGCAGCTATCAGGATATGCAGGAATTCGCCACGCGCTATTGGGCGCGTGTGTTTCTGCGCAAGCCCCGGTGGTCCGGCGAGGGAAACGGCCTGAATCGCAGCAGCGAAGTGCAGACCGTCGAGTGA